TGATTTTAAGGGACTTTAGGACCACCTTGACCATCATAGCGTCAGGGCTCTGTCCTATGGACGTAAGAGCCACGTCGGCGGCACAGGAAACGCTGGCGACGGCGACTACCAATGCCAGAGCTGAGATTAGAGCGGATACACGAAGTTTCATAGGGAAATCCTCCTAAATAGAATAATAAGATCGCTTGCACTCTCAAAGTATAGCCTATCACCATCGCACAGGGCCATAGTTTCTCTCGTTTCTCTCTCCGCTAAAAAAAGAGGACCGCCTAAGGCGGTCCTCTTTTTATCTCTTAACCGGAGTCAAGCCCTCACTTTTCAGAGCGAAAACCTCCAAAGTCGCCATCATTGCCCTGGCCCCTTCCGCCATATCCTGAGCCTTAATAGCCACATCCTCAGCACCTCTCTCGGTCTCTTCTGTGGCGGAGCGGATGGCCGCCATAAGTTCCACCGACCTCACCGCCGAGTTTGTCAGAGAATCCACCGCCCTGGCCATCTCGTCGCTGGAAGTGGCCTGGACCTCCGACTGGGAGGCGATATCCTTCATCCTGTCGTCCAGCTTAACGGTCAGCTCAGCGGTCTTGACAAGGCCATCCCTTGCGTGGGAGACCTCCTGGGCGGTCCTCTCCATGGCCTGGACGGTCTCACCGGTGACCTTCATAGCCTCGGAGGAGTCAGACTGAAGCCTGTCGATCATCGATCCAACCCTACCAGCGGCCTGAGCGGACTCCTCAGCCAGCTTCCGAACCTCCTCGGCCACCACCGCAAAGCCTCTTCCTGCCTCGCCAGCTCTGGCGGCCTCTATGGCGGCGTTTAAGGCCAGCAGGTTCGTCTGGTCGGCGATGGTGGTGATGGTATCGACGAACTGGGAGATCGACCGAACCGAGTCCGCCAACTTACCGATACCCTCCGCCCCTGAACGAGCCCTGTCGTCGGCGGCCCTGATCTCGTCGAACATGGTGGTCAACCTGGCCCTGACGTCCTGGGACAGTCTGGCCATGAACGCGGTATCGGCGGCACAGCTGGAAATCAGGTCCGCCGAGGATCGGGCACTTGAAGCAACCTCCTGAATGGATGCGTTCACCTGCTCCAGGGCGGCGGAGTTGTTCTCCGTCAGTTCGGACATCTCCACCACCGACCCTCGGGCCTCGGTCATGGCGGCGTTTTGCTCCTCCGATATGGCAGCCAGTTCCTCGGACCTCTGGGAGGAAAGGGAGGCCTCGGAGCTCACCGCCTCTATGGTCCCTCTCAGCATCTTCGCCATTCCACCGAGAGATGAGCTCACCGAGGAGATCTCGTCTCCCACTTCATCCTCAAAGCTCACGGTGAGGTCTCCCTGGGCCATCTTTCCGATAGTCCCCACCATGACCCCCATCCTGGACGTAATCCTCCTCACGATGGCAAAAACAACCAAAACGGTCGCCAAAATACCCAGTCCCACCCCGGCGACAACCTTAAGCACCAAAGACATCACCGAGGCCTTCAGATCGGAGGTATAGAGCCCTGTGCCGTACCACCAACCCCAAGGGGAGTAGCTCTTGACGTAGGCCACTTTCTCCTCCACCACACCGCTGTTGGAGTTTAGCCAGTGGTAGGTCATCATGCCCGCTCCTTTCAGATGATCCGGCGATGGCGGTAAGCCCCCTCTGGACCCACACCCCGTTGGCGTCCTGGCTATCCAGCCGCTTTCCTCTCTCGTGGCCCTGAAAGGGAATCGTGACCCTCTGGTCCATATCGTATCCAAATACGTAATCCTGACCGTTATATCTCATAGAGGACACCGCCTCGGAGGCCAGCAGCTGGGCCTCCTCCCTAGAAAGCTCTCCGTTTTCCTCCATCTTTCCGTAATGTCTAACCACCTCGTCGGCGACCTCCACCACCGATAAAACCGTTGCGACCCTCTCCCTATAGAGGGCATCGTAATCAACCTTGTAGACCGTCAGGGATATGACCACCCCCAACAGCAAAAGGACCGCCGACAGGGGAATCATCAAAGCGAACGACAGCCTTTTGCCTCGTTTTCTCATCCTAAGCCCTCCCTAAGATCAAAAGTAAACTCTTTCTTACATAATACACCGGGAGGACTAACGGGGCAAAACTTTCATCAAATTAATCCACAGGACTATAGTATGTTTTCGGCCGACCGCTTTTGCCGTCCTCGTGACGGCGCTCCCTCTGCACTTGACCTTTTCTGGCCAGATATTCCAGATATCGGTGGGCTGTAGGGTAGGCTATTCCCGCCCTCTGTCCCACCTCCGAGGCGGAGAGGGGCTCGGAGGAAGAGGCCAGAACGTCCATAACCATCCGAGCGGTAGGCTCAGCCATACCCTTTTTGCTGCTCTCCCAGCCTGCGGACTTACGATAGCGGGACAGCTCGCCGTGAAGGGCGATCCTCGCTGAAAAATCAGCCAGCCTGACAGGCTTGGATACGAAGTCATCGGCCCCGGCTATAAACAACCCCCTGGCGATCTCCTGCTCTTGCTCCACGGTCAATGCGATTATCACCGTAGACGTGGAAACCTGTCTTACCCTCCTTATAAGCTCAAGGCCGCTCATAACCGGCATATGGTAGTCCACCAGCAGTATATCCACCATTCCCTCCTCGACCCATCCGAGAGCCGTGTGGGGATCGCTGGTGGTCCTGATCGACCATCCCTGAGAGGACGCCATGGCGTCCAGGGTGTAGAGTATTTCCTCGTCGTCGTCTACCGCACCAAGGGAAAATATCATAGGCTATCGCTCCTTTCGGCCTCCACCTTAGGTATATGTATGCTCACCGACGCCCCACCTTCTCCTACGTTCTCCATAGAGAGACTCCCTCCGTAGGCCTCGACTACCTCACGGACGAAGGCCAGTCCCAGCCCCGTCGAGCCCCACTGGGAACGACGGGACACTGGCCTGCCCGAAAAACCGGGACCGTTGTCCCAGACTTTGAACGCCACTTGGTCCTCCGATATGAGAAGGTCCAGGGCTATTGAAGGACGGTCTATCCCCTCGGTAGCCCTG
This portion of the Dethiosulfovibrio salsuginis genome encodes:
- a CDS encoding methyl-accepting chemotaxis protein, which codes for MVEEKVAYVKSYSPWGWWYGTGLYTSDLKASVMSLVLKVVAGVGLGILATVLVVFAIVRRITSRMGVMVGTIGKMAQGDLTVSFEDEVGDEISSVSSSLGGMAKMLRGTIEAVSSEASLSSQRSEELAAISEEQNAAMTEARGSVVEMSELTENNSAALEQVNASIQEVASSARSSADLISSCAADTAFMARLSQDVRARLTTMFDEIRAADDRARSGAEGIGKLADSVRSISQFVDTITTIADQTNLLALNAAIEAARAGEAGRGFAVVAEEVRKLAEESAQAAGRVGSMIDRLQSDSSEAMKVTGETVQAMERTAQEVSHARDGLVKTAELTVKLDDRMKDIASQSEVQATSSDEMARAVDSLTNSAVRSVELMAAIRSATEETERGAEDVAIKAQDMAEGARAMMATLEVFALKSEGLTPVKR
- a CDS encoding cache domain-containing protein, whose translation is MRKRGKRLSFALMIPLSAVLLLLGVVISLTVYKVDYDALYRERVATVLSVVEVADEVVRHYGKMEENGELSREEAQLLASEAVSSMRYNGQDYVFGYDMDQRVTIPFQGHERGKRLDSQDANGVWVQRGLTAIAGSSERSGHDDLPLAKLQQRCGGGESGLRQELLPLGLVVRHRALYLRSEGLGDVFGA
- a CDS encoding response regulator produces the protein MIFSLGAVDDDEEILYTLDAMASSQGWSIRTTSDPHTALGWVEEGMVDILLVDYHMPVMSGLELIRRVRQVSTSTVIIALTVEQEQEIARGLFIAGADDFVSKPVRLADFSARIALHGELSRYRKSAGWESSKKGMAEPTARMVMDVLASSSEPLSASEVGQRAGIAYPTAHRYLEYLARKGQVQRERRHEDGKSGRPKTYYSPVD